Proteins encoded in a region of the Bactrocera tryoni isolate S06 chromosome 4, CSIRO_BtryS06_freeze2, whole genome shotgun sequence genome:
- the LOC120775602 gene encoding phosphoglycolate phosphatase 2-like, giving the protein MEHKVNSKKSSSEPISELEYPQNPNAIKYLNELTLKQKQDFFDSFDVILSDCDGVIWHSLRGDLLPGTSEAIDYLKRQGKEVIYVTNNSITPIDTQLKKFERFGIEVKKHEIMHPAQTICDYLKSIQFDGLIFCLTSEAFKSLLREAGFNVVEELVGYVETLDDLLAVINSDDPVKAVITDADFNLTGSRLMRAHGYLRKNPDCLFIGGAAETIFTVGGNEILGAGTILSVLENTTQRKALIFGKPGVALRDFIMEKLKIKNARRCLFIGDSIVADIRFAKVCGFQSLLVLTGSTTPQDLQSKLTETDTPDYVSERLADLNGFLS; this is encoded by the exons ATGGAGCATAAAGTTAACAGTAAG AAATCGAGTTCCGAGCCAATATCAGAGTTGGAATATCCACAAAATCCAAATGCCATCAAGTACCTCAATGAATTGACGCTCAAGCAGAAGCAAGACTTTTTCGATTCCTTCGACGTTATCCTTTCCGATTGCGATG GCGTCATATGGCACTCACTACGCGGCGATCTGTTGCCCGGCACATCAGAAGCTATTGATTATCTCAAACGGCAGGGCAAAGAAGTCATCTATGTCACAAACAATAGCATAACACCCATTGATacgcaattgaaaaaatttgaaaggtTCGGCATCGAGGTGAAGAAG CATGAGATTATGCATCCAGCGCAGACAATTTGCGATTATTTGAAGTCCATACAATTTGACGGTCTCATCTTCTGCCTCACTTCGGAAGCGTTTAAGTCGCTGCTCCGTGAGGCTGGCTTCAATGTGGTGGAAGAG CTCGTCGGTTACGTAGAAACTTTAGACGATTTGCTTGCAGTCATAAACAGCGATGACCCCGTTAAGGCAGTTATTACTGATGCGGACTTCAATTTGACGGGATCGAGGTTGATGCGGGCCCATGGCTATTTGAGAAAGAATCCAGATTGCCTATTTATTGGCGGCGCAGCTGAAACTATATTTACGGTCGGCGGAAATGAGATTTTAG GAGCCGGCACAATTTTATCGGTGCTCGAAAACACTACACAGCGTAAGGCTTTAATATTTGGCAAACCTGGCGTGGCCTTACGGGATTTTATAATGGAGAAGCTTAAAATCAAGAACGCTAGACGTTGCCTCTTTATCGGTGATAGCATTGTGGCAGACATCCGCTTCGCCAAAGTGTGTGGTTTTCAAAGTCTGCTGGTGCTCACCGGCTCTACAACGCCACAGGATTTGCAATCAAAGCTAACTGAGACCGACACGCCGGATTATGTTAGCGAACGATTGGCCGATTTGAATGGATTTCTTTCATAG